A single window of Streptomyces aquilus DNA harbors:
- a CDS encoding prenyltransferase/squalene oxidase repeat-containing protein, whose protein sequence is MNVRRSAAVLAATAVIGTATPAVAADPSASPSPSPSVAIPEGLYGTSDPTYDGVWRQSWALIAQNKQSVVPAEQAVDWLAGQQCANGAFPAFRADPAKPCDAKVMVDTNSTAAAVHALAVVGGNHEDAVRKGIAWLRSVQNKDGGWGYTPGGATDANSTSVVIDALLSSNEVDSTSEFKKAGHTPSDALLKLALPCTGDGAGAFAYQPDKKGKLTANADATAAAVLSGLGGGPETILLGDDQSSASCEKPSSFETAVHNGASYLAKTMSKDKYLKSVLPGSEDQPDYGNTADAVVALSAAEFNDEAAASVHWLETHALKWAAQSGPAAYAQLIFAARSAGVDPRDFGGKNLVTLLNATGPKPEHLPTAEEAPHIEGKSGKDDDGTLTVAWTVGGGLLLGALIGFGLMLRGRKRHP, encoded by the coding sequence ATGAACGTCCGCCGTAGCGCCGCGGTCCTGGCCGCCACCGCCGTGATCGGCACGGCCACACCGGCCGTGGCCGCAGATCCGTCCGCCTCGCCTTCGCCGTCGCCTTCGGTGGCGATACCGGAGGGGTTGTACGGGACGAGTGACCCGACGTATGACGGGGTGTGGCGGCAGTCCTGGGCCCTGATAGCGCAGAACAAGCAGAGTGTGGTCCCCGCCGAGCAGGCGGTGGACTGGCTGGCCGGCCAGCAGTGCGCGAACGGCGCCTTCCCGGCCTTCCGCGCCGATCCGGCCAAGCCCTGTGACGCCAAGGTGATGGTCGACACGAACAGCACGGCGGCCGCCGTCCACGCCCTCGCCGTGGTCGGCGGCAACCACGAGGACGCGGTGCGCAAGGGCATCGCCTGGCTGAGGTCCGTGCAGAACAAGGACGGTGGCTGGGGTTACACGCCAGGCGGGGCGACCGACGCGAACTCCACGTCCGTGGTCATCGATGCGCTCCTCTCCAGCAACGAGGTGGATTCGACCTCGGAATTCAAGAAGGCCGGTCACACGCCGTCCGACGCTCTGCTGAAGCTCGCCCTGCCCTGCACCGGCGACGGCGCGGGCGCCTTCGCCTACCAGCCGGACAAGAAGGGGAAGCTGACCGCCAACGCGGACGCGACGGCGGCGGCTGTGCTCAGCGGTTTGGGCGGCGGGCCGGAGACCATCCTCCTCGGCGACGACCAGTCCTCCGCATCCTGCGAGAAGCCGAGCAGCTTCGAGACGGCCGTCCACAACGGCGCCTCCTACCTCGCGAAGACGATGTCCAAGGACAAGTACCTGAAGTCGGTCCTGCCCGGTTCCGAGGACCAGCCGGACTACGGCAACACGGCCGACGCCGTCGTCGCCCTCTCCGCCGCCGAGTTCAACGACGAGGCCGCCGCGTCCGTCCACTGGCTGGAGACCCACGCCCTGAAGTGGGCCGCACAGAGCGGCCCCGCCGCCTACGCCCAGCTCATCTTCGCCGCCCGCTCCGCCGGCGTGGACCCGCGTGACTTCGGCGGCAAGAACCTGGTCACGCTGCTGAACGCGACCGGCCCGAAGCCCGAGCACCTGCCCACTGCGGAAGAGGCCCCGCACATCGAGGGGAAGAGCGGCAAGGACGACGACGGCACCCTCACCGTCGCCTGGACCGTCGGCGGCGGTCTCCTCCTCGGCGCCCTCATCGGCTTCGGCCTGATGCTCCGCGGCCGGAAGCGCCACCCGTGA
- a CDS encoding SCO2322 family protein → MRRVTALFLTAFCLLPLSTQAAHATGYRYWSFWDRTGSTWTYATQGPATAVPSDGDVQGFRFAVSEDSSDATKPRGTASFTTICADTPTEHGKKRVALVIDFGTQQDAPSGETPPAPRTTCAVVPEDATTAEALASVAKPLRYDTNALLCAISGYPEQGCGEPVASGKKEASAKKETKNDSGPSVGLLAGSAAVATLAAAAIWQTRRRRSAQR, encoded by the coding sequence ATGCGCCGCGTCACCGCCCTGTTCCTGACGGCGTTCTGCCTCCTCCCCCTCTCCACCCAGGCCGCCCACGCCACCGGCTACCGCTACTGGTCCTTCTGGGACCGCACCGGCTCGACCTGGACCTACGCCACCCAGGGCCCCGCCACCGCGGTCCCCTCCGACGGCGACGTCCAGGGCTTCCGCTTCGCGGTGAGCGAGGACTCGTCGGACGCGACGAAGCCACGCGGCACGGCGTCGTTCACGACGATCTGCGCGGACACCCCCACCGAGCACGGCAAGAAGCGCGTCGCCCTGGTCATCGACTTCGGCACGCAGCAGGACGCGCCCTCGGGCGAAACCCCGCCGGCCCCCCGCACGACGTGCGCGGTCGTACCGGAGGACGCCACCACGGCGGAAGCCCTGGCCTCGGTGGCAAAGCCCCTGCGCTACGACACGAACGCCTTGCTGTGCGCGATCTCCGGGTATCCGGAGCAGGGGTGCGGGGAGCCGGTGGCGTCGGGGAAGAAGGAGGCGTCGGCGAAAAAGGAGACCAAGAACGACTCCGGCCCCTCGGTAGGCCTACTGGCGGGCTCCGCGGCAGTGGCAACCCTGGCCGCGGCAGCCATATGGCAGACACGACGGCGTAGAAGTGCCCAGCGCTAG
- a CDS encoding energy-coupling factor transporter transmembrane component T, protein MPSASPSCPAPARAGETPPTAPPTRRTHPTPLHPAAWWLWSLSLGLAATRTTNPLLLTLLIATSAYVVAARRPHTPWARSYSAFVKLALAVLLIRLAFAVTLGSPLPGTHVIVTLPEVPLPDWAQGIRLGGKVTAETLTFAFYDGLKLATLLICVGAANALASPTRLLKSLPGALYEMGVAVVVALTFAPNLIADVQRLRAARRLRGRPDSGLRGLLQVGLPVLEGALERSVALAAAMDARGYGRTADVPPRVRRTTNALTLGGLLGVCAGTYGLLTAEGGTYGVPVLLAGAAAALAGLRLGGRRTPRTRYRPDPWGARAWLVTASGAAVAAALAWASVHDPAALHPGVIPLTTPTLPLYPAAAILLGLLPAFVTPPPEEPS, encoded by the coding sequence GTGCCCAGCGCTAGCCCTAGCTGCCCCGCGCCGGCGCGGGCAGGCGAAACGCCCCCCACAGCACCCCCCACCCGCCGCACCCACCCCACCCCCCTCCACCCCGCCGCCTGGTGGCTCTGGTCCCTCTCCCTGGGCCTCGCGGCCACCCGCACCACCAACCCCCTCCTCCTCACCCTCCTCATAGCCACGTCCGCCTACGTGGTGGCCGCCCGCCGCCCCCACACCCCCTGGGCCCGCTCCTACTCCGCCTTCGTCAAGCTCGCGCTCGCCGTCCTCCTCATCCGCCTCGCCTTCGCCGTCACCCTCGGCTCGCCCCTCCCCGGCACGCACGTGATAGTCACCCTCCCCGAAGTCCCCCTCCCGGACTGGGCCCAGGGCATCCGCCTCGGCGGCAAGGTCACCGCGGAGACCCTCACCTTCGCCTTCTACGACGGCCTGAAACTGGCCACCCTCCTCATCTGCGTGGGCGCCGCGAACGCCCTCGCCAGCCCCACCCGCCTGCTCAAGTCCCTCCCCGGCGCCCTGTACGAGATGGGCGTCGCCGTGGTCGTCGCCCTCACCTTCGCCCCGAACCTCATCGCCGACGTCCAGCGCCTGCGCGCCGCCCGCCGCCTCCGCGGCCGCCCCGACTCCGGCCTCCGCGGCCTCCTCCAGGTGGGCCTGCCCGTCCTCGAAGGCGCCCTGGAACGCTCCGTCGCCCTCGCCGCCGCGATGGACGCCCGCGGCTACGGCCGTACCGCCGACGTCCCGCCCCGCGTCCGCCGTACGACGAACGCCCTCACCCTCGGCGGTCTGCTCGGCGTCTGCGCGGGAACGTACGGCCTGCTGACCGCCGAAGGCGGCACGTACGGCGTCCCCGTCCTCCTCGCCGGCGCGGCCGCGGCCCTCGCCGGCCTCCGCCTGGGCGGCCGCCGCACCCCCCGCACCCGCTACCGCCCCGACCCCTGGGGCGCCCGCGCCTGGCTGGTGACCGCGTCCGGCGCGGCGGTGGCCGCGGCGCTCGCCTGGGCCTCCGTCCACGACCCCGCGGCCCTCCACCCCGGCGTCATCCCCCTGACCACCCCCACCCTCCCCCTCTACCCCGCGGCCGCGATCCTCCTCGGCCTGCTGCCCGCCTTCGTCACCCCGCCCCCCGAGGAGCCGTCGTGA
- a CDS encoding ABC transporter ATP-binding protein produces the protein MIRFEDVSVTYDGATEPTVQGIDFEVPEGELVLLVGPSGTGKSTILNSVSGLVPHFTGGTLRGRVTVAGRDTRTHKPRELADVVGTVGQDPLSHFVTDTVEDELAYGMESLGLPPHVMRRRVEETLDLLGLADLRARPISTLSGGQQQRVAIGSVLTPHPQALILDEPTSALDPAAAEEVLAVLQRLVHDLGTTILMAEHRLERVIQYADRIALLPGPGEPLLLGTPAEIMAVSPVYPPVVGLGRLAGWSPLPLTVRDARRRAGDLRDSLAAGNRAAGAARVGAAAPRQRGRVTPTPAQPRLRWLRKPTPATPPPSPYAAEVHSLSVRRSHIHALTDITLTLTPGETLALMGRNGAGKSTLLNTLVGLIAPTSGGVRTGGAIPHRTPPRDLIRRVGLVPQEPRDLLYADTVAAECEAADADAGAAPGTCRTLVTDLLPGVADDTHPRDLSEGQRLALALAVVLTARPPLLLLDEPTRGLDYAAKARLAVVLRALAAEGHAIVLATHDVELAAEIADRVVLLADGEIIADGPAADVVVASPSFAPQVSKILAPQQWLTVAQVKEALGRTGRIGRTGRTGRTGRTGRIGSS, from the coding sequence GTGATCCGTTTCGAGGACGTCTCCGTCACCTACGACGGCGCGACCGAACCCACCGTCCAGGGCATCGACTTCGAGGTCCCCGAGGGTGAACTCGTCCTCCTCGTCGGCCCGTCCGGCACCGGCAAGTCCACGATCCTCAACTCCGTCAGCGGTCTCGTCCCGCACTTCACGGGCGGCACCCTGCGCGGCCGGGTCACGGTCGCGGGCCGCGACACCCGCACCCACAAACCCCGCGAACTGGCCGACGTCGTAGGCACGGTGGGCCAGGACCCGCTCTCCCACTTCGTCACGGACACAGTCGAGGACGAACTGGCCTACGGCATGGAGTCGTTGGGTCTGCCCCCGCACGTGATGCGCCGCCGCGTCGAGGAAACCCTCGACCTCCTCGGCCTGGCCGACCTCCGCGCCCGCCCGATCTCCACCCTCTCCGGCGGCCAGCAGCAACGCGTGGCGATCGGCTCGGTCCTCACCCCGCACCCCCAGGCCCTGATCCTCGACGAACCGACCTCCGCCCTGGACCCCGCCGCGGCGGAGGAAGTCCTCGCGGTCCTCCAACGCCTGGTCCACGACCTGGGCACGACGATCCTCATGGCCGAACACCGCCTGGAGCGAGTGATCCAGTACGCCGACCGGATAGCCCTCCTGCCAGGCCCCGGCGAACCTCTGCTGCTGGGCACCCCGGCCGAGATCATGGCCGTGTCCCCGGTGTATCCGCCGGTGGTAGGCCTGGGCCGGTTGGCGGGCTGGTCCCCGCTCCCCCTGACGGTGAGAGACGCAAGGCGAAGGGCGGGGGATCTTCGGGACTCCCTAGCTGCGGGCAATCGTGCCGCTGGGGCGGCACGGGTGGGCGCAGCGGCACCCCGCCAGCGCGGGCGAGTGACACCCACCCCCGCCCAGCCCCGACTCCGCTGGCTCCGCAAACCCACTCCAGCCACTCCACCCCCCTCCCCCTACGCCGCCGAAGTCCACTCCCTCTCAGTCCGCCGCTCCCACATCCACGCCCTCACCGACATCACCCTCACCCTCACCCCCGGCGAAACCCTCGCCCTCATGGGCAGAAACGGCGCCGGAAAGTCCACGCTCCTCAACACCCTCGTAGGCCTCATCGCCCCTACCTCCGGAGGAGTCCGCACCGGCGGAGCCATCCCCCACCGCACCCCACCCCGTGACCTCATCCGCCGAGTGGGCCTGGTCCCCCAGGAACCAAGGGACCTCCTCTACGCAGACACCGTCGCCGCCGAATGCGAGGCGGCCGACGCCGACGCCGGCGCAGCCCCCGGCACCTGCCGCACCCTCGTCACCGACCTCCTCCCGGGCGTCGCCGACGACACCCACCCCCGCGACCTCTCCGAGGGCCAGCGCCTCGCGCTCGCCCTCGCCGTCGTCCTCACCGCCCGCCCCCCGCTCCTCCTCCTCGACGAGCCGACCCGAGGTCTCGACTACGCGGCGAAGGCCCGCCTGGCGGTCGTGCTCAGAGCACTGGCCGCCGAGGGCCACGCCATCGTCCTCGCCACCCACGACGTGGAACTCGCCGCCGAGATCGCCGACCGTGTCGTCCTGCTCGCGGACGGCGAGATCATCGCGGACGGCCCGGCGGCCGACGTGGTCGTCGCGTCCCCCTCCTTCGCGCCGCAGGTCAGCAAGATCCTCGCCCCGCAGCAGTGGCTCACCGTGGCCCAGGTGAAGGAAGCCCTCGGACGCACCGGCCGCATCGGACGCACCGGACGCACCGGACGCACCGGACGCACCGGACGCATCGGAAGCTCATGA
- a CDS encoding ECF transporter S component: MNVIHLGPRSIAALVLVSAVGVAALGWPFLAPPRSQLTAHATDAPWLFAGLLILLVVVVSATISESGLGPKAVAMLGVLAATGAALRPLGAGTAGIEPMFFLMVLSGRVLGPGFGFTLGGVSMFASALLTGGVGPWMPFQMLAMGWFAMGAGLLPGARRLRGRGELALLAVYGFLAAFAYGTITNLAGWPFLSGTASNIAFQPDDSVPGNLARFFLYCVATSLGWDLGRALCTVVLTFTLGPAVLRALRRATRRAAFESAVTFEPR, encoded by the coding sequence ATGAACGTCATCCACCTCGGCCCCCGCTCCATCGCCGCCCTCGTCCTCGTGAGCGCCGTCGGCGTAGCGGCCCTCGGCTGGCCCTTCCTCGCCCCGCCCCGCTCCCAGCTCACCGCACACGCGACCGACGCCCCCTGGCTCTTCGCGGGCCTGCTCATCCTGCTCGTGGTCGTGGTCTCGGCGACGATCTCGGAGTCGGGCCTCGGCCCGAAGGCGGTCGCGATGCTCGGCGTCCTGGCCGCGACGGGCGCGGCCCTGCGCCCCCTCGGCGCCGGGACCGCCGGTATCGAGCCCATGTTCTTCCTCATGGTGCTCAGCGGCCGGGTCCTCGGCCCCGGCTTCGGATTCACCCTGGGCGGGGTCTCGATGTTCGCGTCGGCCCTGCTCACGGGCGGTGTCGGGCCGTGGATGCCGTTCCAGATGCTCGCGATGGGCTGGTTCGCGATGGGCGCAGGGCTGCTGCCGGGCGCGCGGCGCCTGCGCGGACGCGGGGAACTCGCCCTGCTCGCGGTCTACGGCTTCCTCGCCGCCTTCGCCTACGGCACGATCACCAACCTCGCCGGCTGGCCGTTCCTGAGCGGCACCGCCTCGAACATCGCCTTCCAGCCGGACGACTCCGTCCCCGGCAATCTGGCCCGCTTCTTCCTCTACTGCGTGGCCACCTCGCTGGGCTGGGACCTGGGCCGGGCGCTGTGCACGGTCGTCCTCACCTTCACGCTCGGCCCCGCCGTGCTCAGGGCGCTACGCAGAGCCACCCGCCGCGCCGCCTTCGAGAGCGCGGTCACATTCGAACCCCGTTGA
- a CDS encoding transglycosylase SLT domain-containing protein yields the protein MSVSRIVRRIASPKKAITTVAMAAATAGFVLTAAPAQAATTDSAAQAKAIAHKMIPNAAQYSAFSNIVEHESGWDVNATNASSGAYGLVQALPGSKMASAGSDWKTSAETQIEWGLDYMNSRYGSPSGAWAFWQANGWY from the coding sequence GTGTCCGTCTCCCGCATCGTTCGCCGCATCGCTTCTCCGAAGAAGGCCATCACCACCGTCGCGATGGCCGCCGCCACCGCCGGTTTCGTGCTGACCGCGGCGCCCGCTCAGGCGGCCACCACCGACTCGGCCGCCCAGGCCAAGGCCATCGCCCACAAGATGATCCCGAACGCCGCCCAGTACTCCGCGTTCAGCAACATCGTCGAGCACGAGAGCGGCTGGGACGTCAACGCCACCAACGCCTCCTCCGGCGCCTACGGCCTGGTCCAGGCCCTGCCGGGCTCCAAGATGGCCTCCGCCGGCTCGGACTGGAAGACCAGCGCCGAGACCCAGATCGAGTGGGGCCTCGACTACATGAACTCCCGCTACGGCAGCCCGTCCGGCGCCTGGGCGTTCTGGCAGGCCAACGGCTGGTACTGA
- a CDS encoding YoaK family protein encodes MSTENTRSARSTEPTTDRGLRLVPVLLALTTVSGLIDAVSYLGLGHVFTANMTGNVVVLGFAAAGAPGFSVPHTLTSLLAFMLGAAVGGRIALRLGRGPRRTWVRRTLAAEALLLAASTVVAFAAPDDTATVYTLIAVTAFAMGLRNATVRKLGVADLTTTVLTMTLTGLAADGPGTHRARRTAAVVAMIAGAALGAWLVDDHGLGIPLLVSTVLVGVLAVTASGRE; translated from the coding sequence GTGAGCACGGAGAACACGCGGAGCGCCCGGAGCACGGAACCGACCACGGACCGCGGCCTGCGCCTGGTGCCGGTGCTGCTCGCCCTGACCACGGTCAGCGGGCTCATCGACGCCGTCAGCTATCTCGGCCTCGGCCATGTCTTCACCGCGAACATGACCGGCAACGTGGTGGTCCTCGGCTTCGCGGCGGCGGGCGCCCCGGGCTTCTCCGTCCCCCACACCCTGACCTCACTGCTCGCCTTCATGCTCGGCGCGGCGGTCGGCGGCCGTATCGCCCTGCGTCTCGGCCGGGGTCCGCGCCGCACCTGGGTACGCCGCACTCTCGCCGCCGAGGCCCTGCTCCTGGCCGCGTCCACCGTCGTCGCGTTCGCCGCACCCGACGACACCGCCACCGTCTACACCCTCATCGCCGTCACGGCCTTCGCGATGGGCCTGCGCAACGCCACCGTCCGCAAACTGGGCGTCGCCGACCTCACGACCACCGTCCTCACGATGACCCTGACCGGCCTCGCCGCCGACGGCCCGGGAACGCACCGGGCCCGCCGTACCGCCGCGGTCGTCGCGATGATCGCGGGCGCGGCGCTGGGGGCGTGGCTGGTGGACGACCACGGGCTGGGCATCCCGCTGCTGGTGTCGACCGTGCTGGTGGGAGTGCTGGCGGTGACGGCCTCGGGCCGGGAGTAG
- a CDS encoding ATP-binding protein: MRVTVGEHSVRHIRRIVRSLLTEWEMTQLVDAVELGVTELVTNVVRHVPDRRCEVVVLRRAGVRVEVTDGCPQRPVMRRELPPDAEGGRGLVLLDAVVGKWGVSGAAGGGKTVWFECRR, encoded by the coding sequence ATGCGTGTCACGGTCGGAGAGCACTCCGTCCGCCACATCCGCCGTATCGTCCGCTCGCTGCTCACCGAGTGGGAGATGACGCAGCTGGTCGACGCCGTGGAACTGGGCGTGACGGAGCTGGTCACCAACGTCGTACGGCATGTTCCGGACCGGCGGTGCGAGGTGGTCGTGCTGAGAAGGGCGGGAGTTCGGGTCGAGGTGACGGACGGGTGCCCTCAACGGCCGGTCATGAGACGTGAGTTGCCGCCGGACGCGGAGGGCGGTCGGGGGCTCGTGCTGCTGGACGCGGTCGTGGGCAAGTGGGGTGTGTCCGGTGCGGCCGGGGGAGGGAAGACGGTCTGGTTCGAGTGCCGCCGCTGA
- a CDS encoding helix-turn-helix domain-containing protein gives MTHINVLDPGASPLDYYGFELRRLRESAGLSQKQLGDILNYTGSLVGQIETARKVPTPEFSERADAALGSDGLLSRLVELVLRSQLPAWFRQVAELQSRAIEIYSFESHMIHGLLQTDGYARAVLGSLDDTNLDDRTAVRLARQRIFEKEKPPVFWAVLSEAALYQEIGGPDTMRGQLAHLLAFETNPRINVQILPFSAGAHAGLQGSFDVYRFASDPTIVYTEGYNSAHPSANPDTVTDCTLRYDHLQAAALSLKESAATIRRVMEERYGEPA, from the coding sequence GTGACGCACATCAACGTCCTTGACCCGGGAGCCTCGCCGCTCGACTACTACGGCTTCGAGTTGCGGCGGCTACGGGAATCGGCCGGACTCAGCCAGAAACAGCTCGGCGACATCCTCAACTACACCGGCTCCCTGGTCGGCCAGATCGAGACCGCGAGGAAGGTGCCGACACCGGAGTTCAGCGAGCGGGCGGACGCGGCGCTCGGGTCGGACGGGCTGTTGTCACGGCTCGTGGAGCTGGTGCTGAGGAGTCAACTCCCGGCGTGGTTCAGGCAGGTGGCCGAGCTTCAATCGCGGGCCATCGAGATCTACTCCTTCGAGTCGCACATGATCCACGGCCTCCTTCAGACCGACGGCTATGCCCGTGCCGTGCTCGGTTCGCTGGACGACACCAATCTGGACGACCGCACCGCCGTGCGCCTCGCTCGTCAGCGCATCTTCGAGAAGGAGAAGCCGCCCGTCTTCTGGGCGGTGCTGAGCGAGGCCGCGCTCTACCAGGAGATCGGCGGCCCGGACACCATGCGGGGTCAACTCGCCCATCTGTTGGCCTTCGAGACCAACCCCCGGATCAATGTCCAGATCCTGCCGTTCTCGGCCGGAGCGCACGCGGGACTCCAAGGCTCGTTCGACGTCTACCGTTTCGCGAGCGACCCGACCATCGTCTATACGGAGGGCTACAACAGCGCGCATCCGAGCGCGAACCCGGACACGGTCACCGACTGCACACTCCGTTACGATCATCTTCAGGCTGCCGCACTGTCCCTCAAGGAGTCGGCGGCGACGATCCGGCGTGTGATGGAGGAACGCTATGGAGAGCCAGCCTGA
- a CDS encoding DUF397 domain-containing protein, which produces MESQPEWRKSSYSGDQGGNCVEVSDTPALIAIRDSKNPAGPILTIDPAAFRHFVFWSGTTSPRV; this is translated from the coding sequence ATGGAGAGCCAGCCTGAGTGGCGTAAGTCCAGCTACAGCGGCGACCAGGGCGGCAACTGCGTAGAGGTCTCCGACACCCCCGCCCTCATCGCCATCCGCGACTCCAAGAACCCGGCGGGCCCGATCCTCACGATCGACCCCGCCGCGTTCCGCCACTTCGTCTTCTGGAGCGGTACTACATCGCCTCGGGTCTGA
- a CDS encoding steroid 3-ketoacyl-CoA thiolase, with protein sequence MAAEPVIVEAVRTPIGRRGGALANLHPAYLLGETYRELLGRTGIPADCVEQIVGGTVTHAGEQSMNPARTAWLTMGLPYETAATTVDCQCGSSQQASHMTANLIAAGVIDIGISCGVEAMSRVPLGSGSKHGPGKPFPDEWNVDLPNQFEAAERIARHRGLTRENVDALGLISQERAAVAWSEERFKRETFAVQVPTTEDEQHAGQGMWRLVDRDEGLRDTSMEALAGLKPVMPTALHTAGNSSQISDGASAIMWASKRMARALKLRPRARIVAQALVGADPHFHLDGPIDATKAVLGKAGMSLKDIDIVEINEAFASVVLSWAQVFEQDLEKVNVNGGAIALGHPVGATGARLITTALHELERVDKEFALITMCAGGGLATGTIIQRI encoded by the coding sequence ATGGCCGCGGAACCCGTGATCGTCGAAGCCGTACGCACCCCCATCGGCAGGCGCGGCGGCGCGCTCGCCAACCTCCACCCCGCCTATCTGCTGGGCGAGACCTACCGTGAACTCCTCGGCCGCACCGGCATCCCCGCCGACTGCGTCGAGCAGATCGTCGGCGGCACGGTGACCCACGCCGGCGAGCAGTCCATGAACCCCGCACGCACGGCCTGGCTGACGATGGGCCTGCCGTACGAGACGGCGGCGACGACGGTCGACTGCCAGTGCGGCTCCTCCCAGCAGGCCTCGCACATGACGGCCAACCTCATCGCGGCGGGCGTCATCGACATCGGGATCTCCTGCGGTGTGGAGGCGATGTCGCGGGTGCCGCTGGGCTCGGGTTCGAAGCACGGTCCGGGGAAGCCGTTCCCGGACGAGTGGAACGTGGACCTGCCCAATCAGTTCGAGGCGGCCGAGCGGATCGCCCGGCACCGCGGGCTGACCCGCGAGAACGTCGACGCGCTCGGCCTGATCTCGCAGGAGCGGGCCGCTGTCGCCTGGAGCGAGGAGCGCTTCAAGCGGGAGACGTTCGCCGTGCAGGTCCCGACGACCGAGGACGAGCAGCACGCCGGACAGGGCATGTGGCGGCTCGTCGACCGGGACGAGGGCCTGCGCGACACGTCCATGGAGGCCCTGGCCGGCCTGAAGCCGGTCATGCCGACCGCCCTCCACACGGCGGGCAACTCGTCCCAGATCAGCGACGGCGCCTCGGCGATCATGTGGGCGTCGAAGCGGATGGCGCGGGCGCTGAAGCTCCGCCCGAGGGCCCGGATCGTCGCCCAGGCCCTGGTCGGCGCCGACCCGCACTTCCACCTCGACGGGCCGATCGACGCGACCAAGGCCGTGCTCGGCAAGGCCGGGATGTCCCTGAAGGACATCGACATCGTCGAGATCAACGAGGCGTTCGCGTCCGTGGTGCTGAGCTGGGCCCAGGTCTTCGAGCAGGACCTGGAGAAAGTGAACGTCAACGGCGGCGCGATCGCCCTCGGGCACCCGGTCGGGGCCACGGGGGCCCGGCTGATCACCACCGCGCTGCATGAACTGGAGCGCGTGGACAAGGAGTTCGCGCTGATCACGATGTGCGCGGGCGGCGGACTGGCCACGGGCACGATCATTCAGCGGATTTAG
- a CDS encoding cytochrome P450, with amino-acid sequence MTCPELPDGFDLTDPDLLQQRVPLPEFAALRRAEPVRWIPQSGNVAGFQDEGYWAVTRHADVKYVSTHPELFSSTLNTAIIRFNEHIERDAIDAQRLILLNMDPPEHTRVRSIVQRVFTPRAIRALEDNLRARATAIAANAREHPGSFDFVTEVACELPLQAIAELIGIPQDDRAKIFDWSNKMISYDDPEYAITEEVGQQSAMELIAFAMNMAADRKQCPAKDIVTTLVAAEDEGNLNSDEFGFFVLMLAVAGNETTRNAITHGMHAFLTHPDQWERYKAERPATAAEEIVRWATPVNAFQRTATQDTELGGKLIRKGDRVGIFYAAANHDPEVFTDPDTFDITRDPNPHLGFGGGGPHYCLGKSLAVLEIDLIFNAIADAMPNLVLTGDPRRLRSAWINGVKELQVSMA; translated from the coding sequence ATGACCTGTCCAGAGCTCCCCGACGGGTTCGACCTCACCGACCCCGATCTGCTGCAACAGCGCGTTCCGCTGCCGGAGTTCGCCGCGCTGCGCCGAGCGGAACCGGTCCGCTGGATTCCCCAGTCGGGCAACGTCGCCGGTTTCCAGGACGAGGGCTACTGGGCGGTGACACGGCACGCGGACGTCAAGTACGTGTCCACGCACCCCGAGCTCTTCTCCTCCACCCTCAACACGGCGATCATCCGCTTCAACGAGCACATCGAGCGCGACGCGATCGACGCCCAGCGGCTGATCCTGCTCAACATGGACCCGCCGGAGCACACCCGGGTCCGCAGCATCGTGCAACGCGTGTTCACCCCGCGTGCCATCCGTGCCTTGGAGGACAACCTCCGCGCCCGCGCCACCGCCATCGCGGCGAACGCCCGCGAACACCCCGGCTCCTTCGACTTCGTCACCGAGGTCGCCTGCGAACTGCCCCTCCAGGCCATCGCCGAGCTCATCGGCATCCCGCAGGACGACCGGGCCAAGATCTTCGACTGGTCCAACAAGATGATCTCGTACGACGATCCCGAGTACGCGATCACCGAGGAGGTCGGCCAGCAGTCGGCCATGGAGCTCATCGCGTTCGCGATGAACATGGCGGCCGACCGCAAGCAGTGCCCGGCGAAGGACATCGTGACGACCCTGGTCGCGGCGGAGGACGAAGGCAACCTGAACTCCGACGAGTTCGGCTTCTTCGTGCTGATGCTGGCCGTCGCGGGCAACGAGACCACCCGCAACGCCATCACCCACGGCATGCACGCCTTCCTCACCCACCCCGACCAGTGGGAGCGGTACAAGGCCGAGCGCCCGGCGACCGCGGCCGAGGAGATCGTCCGCTGGGCCACCCCGGTCAACGCCTTCCAGCGCACCGCCACCCAGGACACCGAGCTGGGCGGCAAGCTGATCAGGAAGGGCGACCGGGTCGGAATCTTCTACGCCGCCGCCAACCACGACCCCGAGGTCTTCACCGACCCCGACACCTTCGACATCACCCGCGACCCCAACCCCCACCTCGGTTTCGGAGGCGGCGGCCCGCACTACTGCCTGGGCAAGTCCCTGGCCGTGCTGGAGATCGACCTGATCTTCAACGCGATCGCCGACGCGATGCCGAACCTGGTCCTGACCGGAGACCCCCGCCGCCTCCGCTCGGCATGGATCAACGGCGTGAAGGAACTCCAGGTCAGCATGGCCTGA